In Chloroflexaceae bacterium, the sequence TACGCACGGCGACGCTGAACGCCCTGCCCGCGCAGCGTGCCGATGTGGTGGTGGAGTGCACCGGCAGTCCGGCAGGCTTTGAGCTGGCGCGCCGCCTGACGCGCCCGCGCGGCACGCTGGTGTTGAAGAGCACCTATGCCGGCAGCCTGACCGTAGACATGAGCCGCCTCGTGGTGGACGAGATCACCGTGATCGGTTCGCGCTGCGGGCCGTTCGACCGGGCGCTGCGCGCGCTGGCGAGCGGCGAGGTGGAGGTGACCGGTCTGATTCACGCGCGTTACCCGTTGCGCGAGGCGGTGGAGGCGCTGGCGCATGCCCGGCATCCCGGCGTGCTCAAGGTGTTGTTGGAAGTCGGGAGTTGAGGTCGGCTCAACCCTATTTCGTGTTTCCACTCAGAAAGGAGTAAAACATCATGGTTCGTTCCGGTCTGATCTTTGCAGTAGTGATGCTGTTCATCGGCGGCATCCTGGCCTTCTTGTTCCCATTGTGTGTGCCCTGTATAGCGCTGGTCGTAGGTGCAGGCGCGGGATACCTGGCCGGGATGTGGGACAAGCCGCTCAACAACAGCCTGTCCATACAGCGCGGCGCGGGCGCCGGTGCGATTGCGGGCGTGGGCGCGCTGCTGGGGCACGTCTTCGGTGGACTGGGTT encodes:
- a CDS encoding zinc-binding dehydrogenase; translated protein: THCDRRTVLGIVNRPGAFAEYLTLPVENLHAVPDAVSDEQAVFTEPLAAAFEILEQVHIGPGDTVYVVGDGKLGLLCAQALALTGCALTAIGKHAEKLALLERRGLRTATLNALPAQRADVVVECTGSPAGFELARRLTRPRGTLVLKSTYAGSLTVDMSRLVVDEITVIGSRCGPFDRALRALASGEVEVTGLIHARYPLREAVEALAHARHPGVLKVLLEVGS